One window from the genome of Mumia sp. ZJ1417 encodes:
- a CDS encoding TadA family conjugal transfer-associated ATPase — MRRVSRTLDALASPSAAQTPDEGLIEEIRDKIAAAGERPTADRVAAALRAGGHVHGDRTVLAVVDALHRETVGAGPLERLLRAEGVTDVLVNGPDDVYVDRGSGLERTDVRFTDDDAVRRLAQRLAAAAGRRLDDASPFVDVRLPDGTRLHAVLSPLARPGTALSLRVPARRAYSLDELAARGAFTADVRGVLAAIVRARAAFLVTGGTGTGKTTLLAAMLGAVPAAERLVVVEDASELRPDHPHVVALEARPANVEGAGAVVLRDLVRQALRMRPDRLVVGEVRGAEVVDLLGALNTGHEGGCGTLHANTPRDVPARVEALAMAAGMPRAAVHSQLGAALDLVVHVARDAAGRRRVAEVATLQGAGDGTVVCETAWAIAADGRKARGPGAERLDEVLGRTGEGEAAP, encoded by the coding sequence ATGAGGCGCGTCTCCCGCACCCTCGATGCTCTTGCCTCGCCGAGCGCCGCTCAGACGCCCGATGAGGGGTTGATCGAGGAGATCCGCGACAAGATCGCCGCCGCGGGAGAGCGTCCCACCGCCGATCGTGTGGCGGCGGCCCTGCGCGCGGGCGGCCACGTCCACGGCGACCGTACGGTCCTCGCCGTCGTCGATGCCCTCCATCGTGAGACCGTCGGCGCCGGTCCGTTGGAGCGTCTGCTTCGGGCCGAGGGCGTGACCGACGTCCTCGTCAACGGGCCCGACGACGTCTACGTCGACCGGGGGTCCGGGCTGGAGCGCACCGACGTGCGCTTCACGGACGACGACGCTGTCCGCCGCTTGGCTCAGCGCCTCGCGGCGGCGGCCGGCCGCCGGCTCGACGACGCCTCGCCCTTCGTCGACGTACGTCTTCCTGACGGGACCAGGCTCCACGCGGTGCTGTCGCCACTCGCCCGGCCCGGCACGGCGCTGTCGCTGCGAGTGCCTGCTCGTCGGGCGTACTCGCTCGACGAGCTTGCCGCGCGGGGTGCGTTCACGGCGGACGTCCGCGGGGTGCTCGCGGCGATCGTCCGGGCGCGGGCGGCCTTCCTCGTCACAGGCGGCACGGGTACGGGCAAGACGACCCTGCTCGCGGCGATGCTCGGTGCCGTGCCTGCGGCCGAGCGCCTCGTGGTCGTCGAGGACGCCAGCGAGCTGCGTCCCGACCACCCGCACGTGGTCGCGCTCGAGGCACGGCCGGCCAACGTCGAGGGCGCGGGTGCGGTGGTGCTGCGCGATCTCGTCCGCCAGGCGCTGCGGATGCGTCCCGACCGGCTGGTCGTCGGCGAGGTGCGCGGGGCCGAGGTGGTCGACCTCCTCGGTGCGCTCAACACGGGACACGAGGGTGGATGCGGCACCCTTCACGCCAACACTCCACGTGACGTCCCCGCGAGGGTCGAGGCGCTGGCGATGGCGGCGGGGATGCCGCGGGCCGCGGTGCACAGCCAGCTCGGTGCCGCGCTCGATCTCGTGGTCCACGTCGCCCGGGACGCGGCCGGACGCCGGCGCGTCGCCGAGGTCGCGACCTTGCAAGGCGCCGGCGACGGCACGGTGGTGTGCGAGACCGCGTGGGCGATCGCGGCCGACGGCAGGAAAGCTCGCGGCCCCGGGGCAGAGCGGCTCGACGAGGTGCTCGGTCGTACGGGTGAGGGCGAGGCGGCGCCGTGA
- a CDS encoding type II secretion system F family protein, whose product MSAGGSWAVAAMLLAAFGTWLGAGPSGSGRIVPRAFEAAGAVRSRPRASWVWLVGAIAVVVLAWWGVSFVAIAVVSGVVAVVARLRARGRRRADGRRLHAEIAGACEALASELASGSPASLAIDRVARDFVVLATVASHARLGGDVVTALRAASTAPGAEGLRDVAAAWSVSARSGASQAAILDRVAEMLRERDDLLREVDAALGSPRATARLLAVLPVLALALGVALGGDPLGFLLGGGLGSWCLAGGAALAVAGVLWVERLTESAAR is encoded by the coding sequence GTGAGCGCTGGCGGTTCGTGGGCGGTCGCCGCGATGCTGCTGGCGGCGTTCGGGACATGGCTCGGAGCCGGGCCGTCAGGCTCCGGCCGGATCGTGCCTCGGGCCTTCGAGGCGGCGGGCGCAGTGCGGTCGCGGCCTCGCGCGTCGTGGGTCTGGCTCGTCGGTGCAATCGCGGTCGTCGTCCTCGCCTGGTGGGGAGTCTCCTTCGTGGCCATCGCGGTCGTGTCCGGTGTCGTCGCAGTCGTGGCGCGGTTGCGTGCACGCGGACGACGCCGCGCAGACGGTCGCCGGCTCCACGCCGAGATCGCGGGCGCGTGTGAGGCGCTCGCGTCCGAGCTCGCCTCCGGGTCGCCGGCCTCGCTCGCGATCGACCGGGTCGCCAGGGACTTCGTCGTGCTCGCCACCGTCGCCTCCCACGCGCGGTTGGGCGGCGACGTCGTCACAGCGCTGCGGGCGGCCTCCACTGCGCCTGGTGCAGAAGGCCTCCGCGACGTCGCCGCCGCCTGGTCCGTGAGCGCGCGCAGCGGTGCGAGCCAGGCGGCGATCCTCGATCGCGTTGCCGAGATGCTCCGCGAACGTGACGACCTCTTGCGTGAGGTGGACGCGGCCCTCGGATCTCCTCGCGCGACGGCACGGCTGCTCGCGGTGCTGCCCGTCCTCGCCCTCGCCCTCGGTGTGGCGCTCGGCGGAGACCCACTCGGCTTCTTGCTGGGTGGGGGCCTCGGCTCGTGGTGCCTGGCGGGCGGGGCGGCACTCGCGGTCGCAGGGGTGCTGTGGGTCGAGCGCCTCACGGAGTCGGCCGCGAGGTGA
- a CDS encoding type II secretion system F family protein gives MSLLAALLACLAVALAADDSGRARLRDLRAQQTAPTPGRPRPGWLTSHWFAGALAVVAVSQVVGGVSGMVLGLLAGAGVTWWVSRLEPAAHRRQREREMRDLPLALDLVVAAVVAGRPTMQVLAVVADAVDGPLGARLHGVVARLSLGADPAAVWRELHDDPVLAPLARAFARAARSGTAVRRVLERAADDLRAVQRAAALERARAVGVRTAAPLGACFLPAFLLLGVVPTVVATFASLDL, from the coding sequence GTGAGCCTGCTCGCCGCCCTTCTCGCGTGCCTGGCGGTCGCGCTCGCTGCGGATGACTCCGGCCGGGCGCGGTTGCGTGACCTTCGCGCTCAGCAGACCGCTCCGACCCCCGGCCGTCCACGACCGGGCTGGCTCACCTCGCACTGGTTCGCGGGCGCGCTCGCCGTCGTTGCGGTCTCTCAGGTGGTGGGCGGAGTGTCGGGTATGGTCCTGGGCCTCCTCGCCGGGGCGGGCGTCACCTGGTGGGTGAGCAGGCTCGAGCCTGCCGCGCACCGGCGCCAGCGTGAGCGAGAGATGAGGGACCTGCCGCTCGCGCTCGACCTGGTCGTGGCGGCGGTGGTCGCGGGGCGGCCGACCATGCAGGTCCTGGCCGTCGTCGCCGACGCGGTTGACGGCCCACTGGGCGCGCGTCTGCACGGCGTCGTCGCGCGGCTGAGCCTCGGCGCCGATCCGGCCGCCGTGTGGCGCGAGCTGCACGACGATCCCGTGCTCGCCCCCTTGGCTCGCGCGTTCGCCCGTGCGGCGCGCAGCGGCACCGCCGTGAGACGGGTGCTCGAGCGCGCCGCGGACGACCTGCGTGCCGTCCAACGTGCCGCCGCTCTGGAGCGTGCGCGCGCCGTGGGGGTTCGTACGGCGGCACCGCTCGGCGCCTGCTTCCTGCCAGCCTTCCTGCTGCTCGGTGTGGTCCCCACGGTGGTGGCGACCTTCGCGTCGCTCGACCTCTGA
- a CDS encoding DUF4244 domain-containing protein, whose translation MRYLKQLRARANEQGMTTSEYAVGTVGACTVGGAIYTIATSDWFNDFVKGVFEKGIELLPFM comes from the coding sequence ATGCGATACCTGAAGCAGCTGCGGGCACGTGCCAACGAGCAGGGGATGACCACCTCCGAGTACGCCGTCGGCACCGTGGGTGCCTGCACCGTCGGCGGCGCCATCTACACCATCGCGACGTCGGACTGGTTCAACGACTTCGTCAAGGGCGTTTTCGAGAAGGGGATCGAGCTGCTCCCGTTCATGTGA
- a CDS encoding TadE family protein, producing the protein MAAGGGRERGMVTAETAMVLPFLVALAFALVWVVSLGVTHVRLVDAAREGARMAARGDDREDVVDAVEQMAPEGATVEVVDGEDEATTRVIVRLRSRVELPVVRQLAVDLDASAVSADESASRP; encoded by the coding sequence GTGGCGGCAGGTGGAGGACGTGAGCGAGGGATGGTGACGGCAGAGACGGCGATGGTCCTGCCGTTCCTGGTCGCCCTGGCGTTCGCGCTCGTGTGGGTGGTGAGCCTCGGGGTCACCCATGTGCGGCTGGTCGATGCGGCGCGAGAGGGAGCGCGCATGGCCGCTCGCGGCGACGACAGGGAGGATGTCGTCGATGCCGTGGAGCAGATGGCTCCCGAGGGGGCCACGGTGGAGGTCGTCGACGGGGAGGACGAGGCGACGACCCGGGTGATCGTGCGCCTGAGGTCCCGCGTCGAGCTGCCCGTCGTCCGGCAGCTCGCGGTCGACCTCGACGCGTCCGCGGTGAGCGCCGACGAGTCCGCGAGCCGACCGTGA
- a CDS encoding Rv3654c family TadE-like protein: MIGRLSALRTEGGAGAVYGLVVVTVFATAFAIAVQVAALARLQHQVTAAADLTALAASGSADGGGDGCAQAERIAAANEVRLRSCALDAAVATVVVERSARTWGVTLTLKRTARAAPRDYVPAAGGGR; the protein is encoded by the coding sequence GTGATCGGCCGTCTGTCAGCGCTGCGGACCGAGGGGGGAGCGGGCGCGGTCTACGGTCTCGTGGTGGTGACGGTTTTTGCGACCGCGTTCGCGATCGCTGTGCAGGTCGCGGCGCTCGCGCGGCTCCAGCACCAGGTCACCGCTGCCGCAGACCTGACGGCGCTCGCCGCCAGCGGGTCGGCTGACGGCGGTGGCGACGGGTGCGCCCAGGCGGAGCGCATCGCCGCGGCCAACGAGGTCCGGCTTCGCTCGTGCGCGCTCGACGCCGCGGTCGCCACCGTCGTCGTCGAGCGCAGCGCGCGGACGTGGGGCGTGACCCTCACCCTGAAGCGCACGGCGAGGGCGGCGCCGCGCGACTACGTCCCCGCGGCCGGAGGTGGGCGATGA
- a CDS encoding LapA family protein, translating to MIALGVLLLALAVLVGVVVSVEATEAVSVEFLGWDVTTDGVGAFWIGAGSMLVAVVGLGLITRGLRRSYQVRKENRQLRKEHRRLEQQRAQESRPAEPSALSEPTSKTPREEPPYEPDDFAGEGGADEGPHRPPPAAGT from the coding sequence ATGATCGCTCTGGGTGTCCTGCTGCTGGCGCTGGCCGTTCTCGTGGGTGTCGTCGTCTCCGTGGAAGCCACCGAGGCAGTCTCGGTGGAGTTCCTCGGGTGGGACGTCACGACCGACGGCGTCGGCGCCTTCTGGATCGGCGCGGGCAGCATGCTCGTCGCCGTCGTCGGCCTGGGACTGATCACGCGCGGGCTGCGCCGCTCGTACCAGGTGCGCAAGGAGAACCGTCAGCTTCGCAAGGAGCACCGCCGGCTGGAGCAGCAGCGCGCGCAGGAGTCGCGTCCCGCGGAGCCCTCCGCACTGTCGGAACCGACATCGAAGACCCCTCGCGAGGAGCCGCCGTACGAGCCGGACGACTTCGCCGGCGAGGGCGGAGCGGACGAGGGCCCTCATCGCCCACCTCCGGCCGCGGGGACGTAG
- a CDS encoding DEAD/DEAH box helicase yields the protein MADPIETLLRLPGASDGRLVHLAREEARTAVHAQWPSWVDDALRTRLRSVGIDTLWAHQVEAADLAHSGRHVVVATGTASGKSAAYQLPALTALGAGRAADERRGRGPTVLYLAPTKALAHDQLQGLDVLTAGWEAVRAAAVDGDNTREERQWARDHANYIVTNPDLLHRTVLPSHSRWARFLSGLRYVVVDECHHYRGVFGSHVSHVLRRLRRIAAHYGADPTFVLASATVADPGVSASRLTGLDVHAVTDDAAPKGEVALALWEPPLVDAGAGENGAPVRRPASVEAAGLLTDLVASGVRTLAFVRSRRGAESVAMSARRMLAEVDASLPERVTTYRGGYLPEERRAIERDLRSGSLLGLASTNALELGIDVAGLDAVVTTGFPGTRAALRQQFGRAGRDGSRAVGIFVARDDPLDTYLVHHPEALLGAPVEGTVFDPSNPHVIGPHLAAAAQELPLTDGDLGLFGEGAAEGVAALTAAGWLRRRPQGWFWTKRERAADLVDIRSVGGPAVQIVDDDTGRLLGTVDGGRADATVHEGAVYVHRGETYVVEQYDPGDGVALVRPDRPDYTTTARSVTDIAIVDQRDAVPWGRATVAFGDVDVTSRVVSYVKRRSGSAQVLGEMPLDLPEHTLRTTAVWWTLPGRVVESLALDPAEVPGAAHAAEHASIGLLPLLATCDRWDIGGVSTALHPDTGMLTVFVHDGLPGGAGFARRGYDVAHRWLSMTRDAIASCGCDVGCPSCVQSPKCGNGNNPLSKRGAVVLLDALLADAPDAPGAAATSPVGDAESR from the coding sequence GTGGCCGATCCGATCGAGACCTTGCTGCGGCTGCCCGGGGCCTCCGACGGCCGGCTCGTCCACCTCGCACGCGAGGAGGCCCGCACCGCCGTTCATGCGCAGTGGCCCAGTTGGGTCGACGACGCGCTGCGGACTCGACTGCGCTCTGTCGGCATCGACACCCTGTGGGCCCACCAGGTCGAGGCGGCAGACCTCGCGCACTCCGGACGACACGTCGTCGTGGCCACCGGGACGGCCTCCGGCAAGTCGGCGGCGTACCAGCTGCCGGCTCTCACTGCGCTCGGCGCGGGCAGAGCAGCCGACGAGCGGCGCGGCCGCGGCCCGACCGTCCTCTATCTCGCACCGACGAAGGCGCTCGCCCACGACCAGCTGCAAGGGCTCGACGTCCTCACGGCCGGCTGGGAGGCGGTGCGCGCGGCAGCGGTCGACGGCGACAACACGCGCGAGGAACGCCAGTGGGCCCGCGACCACGCCAACTACATCGTGACCAACCCCGATCTCCTGCACCGCACCGTGCTGCCCTCGCACAGCCGATGGGCGCGATTCTTGTCGGGACTGCGCTATGTCGTCGTCGACGAGTGCCACCACTATCGCGGGGTGTTCGGCTCGCACGTCTCCCACGTCCTGCGCCGGCTCCGTCGGATCGCTGCCCACTACGGCGCAGACCCGACGTTCGTGCTCGCTTCGGCGACGGTCGCCGACCCCGGTGTCTCCGCCTCGCGGCTCACCGGGCTCGACGTGCACGCGGTCACCGACGACGCCGCGCCGAAGGGGGAGGTCGCGCTCGCGCTCTGGGAGCCGCCGCTCGTCGACGCCGGGGCGGGCGAGAACGGCGCCCCCGTACGACGGCCTGCGTCGGTCGAGGCCGCCGGGCTGCTCACCGACCTGGTCGCGTCCGGCGTGCGCACCCTCGCCTTCGTCCGGTCTCGCCGCGGTGCGGAGTCCGTCGCCATGTCGGCGCGGCGGATGCTCGCCGAGGTCGACGCGTCGCTGCCCGAGCGCGTGACGACCTATCGCGGCGGCTACCTCCCGGAGGAGCGTCGCGCCATCGAGCGCGACCTGAGGAGCGGGTCCCTGCTCGGCCTGGCGAGCACCAACGCGCTCGAGCTGGGCATCGACGTGGCCGGTCTCGACGCTGTCGTCACCACGGGCTTCCCTGGCACCCGTGCGGCGCTCCGGCAGCAGTTCGGGCGGGCGGGGCGCGACGGGTCCCGCGCCGTCGGGATCTTCGTCGCCCGCGACGACCCGCTCGACACCTATCTGGTGCATCACCCGGAGGCCCTCCTCGGTGCTCCCGTGGAAGGCACGGTCTTCGACCCGTCCAACCCGCACGTGATCGGCCCGCACCTCGCCGCGGCCGCACAGGAGCTCCCGCTGACCGACGGCGACCTCGGCCTGTTCGGGGAGGGCGCCGCCGAGGGGGTGGCTGCCCTCACCGCCGCGGGATGGCTGCGACGGCGTCCGCAGGGGTGGTTCTGGACGAAGCGTGAGCGCGCGGCCGACCTCGTCGACATCCGCTCGGTGGGAGGGCCCGCGGTGCAGATCGTGGACGACGACACAGGCCGCCTCCTCGGCACCGTCGATGGTGGACGCGCCGACGCGACCGTGCACGAGGGTGCTGTCTACGTGCATCGCGGCGAGACCTACGTGGTCGAGCAGTACGACCCCGGTGACGGCGTCGCCCTCGTACGGCCCGACCGTCCGGACTACACGACCACCGCCCGGTCGGTGACCGACATCGCGATCGTCGACCAGCGCGACGCCGTGCCGTGGGGCCGGGCGACTGTCGCCTTCGGAGACGTCGACGTGACCAGCCGCGTCGTGTCGTACGTGAAGCGGCGCTCGGGCAGCGCGCAGGTCCTCGGAGAGATGCCGCTCGACCTGCCCGAGCACACGCTGCGGACCACTGCGGTGTGGTGGACGCTGCCCGGTCGGGTCGTCGAGTCGCTCGCGCTCGACCCGGCCGAGGTGCCGGGAGCCGCCCATGCGGCCGAGCACGCGTCGATCGGCCTTCTCCCGCTGCTCGCCACCTGCGACCGCTGGGACATCGGCGGGGTCTCGACCGCCCTCCACCCCGACACGGGGATGCTCACCGTCTTCGTGCACGACGGCCTCCCTGGTGGTGCGGGCTTCGCCCGGCGGGGGTACGACGTCGCGCACCGCTGGCTGTCGATGACGCGCGACGCGATCGCCTCGTGCGGGTGCGACGTCGGCTGCCCCTCCTGCGTGCAGTCGCCGAAGTGCGGCAACGGCAACAACCCGCTGTCGAAGCGCGGTGCCGTCGTCCTGCTCGACGCGCTGCTCGCGGACGCGCCCGACGCTCCGGGTGCCGCGGCCACGTCCCCGGTGGGAGACGCCGAATCTCGTTAG
- a CDS encoding STAS domain-containing protein, giving the protein MDLSLETRALDGFRIVEVAGEIDVYTAPRLREALADLIESGHHHVIVDVEKVDFLDSTGLGVLVGGLKRVRAYDGSLDVVCTRARLLKIFEITGLTKVFGIFGTVDDAVAAHAA; this is encoded by the coding sequence GTGGACCTGTCACTCGAGACCCGAGCGCTCGACGGCTTCCGCATCGTCGAGGTTGCGGGCGAGATCGACGTCTACACGGCGCCGCGCCTGCGGGAGGCGCTCGCCGATCTCATCGAGAGCGGCCACCACCACGTCATCGTCGACGTGGAGAAGGTCGACTTCCTGGACTCCACCGGACTCGGGGTCCTCGTCGGCGGTCTGAAGCGCGTCCGTGCCTACGACGGCAGCCTTGACGTCGTCTGCACCCGTGCGCGTCTCCTCAAGATCTTCGAGATCACCGGGCTCACTAAGGTGTTCGGCATCTTCGGCACGGTCGACGACGCCGTCGCCGCGCACGCCGCCTGA
- a CDS encoding sodium-translocating pyrophosphatase, which produces MSYVPLAASEDLSLTGTNLGLVVGVAVIGVISLVMAAVFRKQVLEAAEGTERMQEIGRAVQEGASAYLTRQFKTLGVFVVLAFLLLFILPGDANIRVGRSIFFLVGALFSATIGYLGMWLAVRANVRVAAAAQNEGRDPAMRIAFRTGGVVGMSTVGLGLLGAAVVVLIYKGEAPSVLEGFGFGAALLAMFMRVGGGIFTKAADVGADLVGKVEQGIPEDDPRNAATIADNVGDNVGDCAGMAADLFESYAVTLVAALILGSVTFGEHGLVFPLIVPAIGALTAILGVFLTRPRAGEGGLTTINRAFYLSAIVSAVGCTIAAFIYLPSSSEDLVDAGGVTAIEGLFGQLGLGSQAGEFNPQVVAIVAVLIGIVLASVILALTGYFTGTEHSPVKDVAKTALTGPATVILSGFSLGLESAVYTALVIGAAVYGAFLLGGGALLVSLFAVALAGCGLLTTVGVIVAMDTFGPVSDNAQGIAEMSGDVDENGAQILTELDAVGNTTKAITKGIAIATAVLAATALFGAFTDTITREAASITDASGIAVGDLLGLLGVLNIAEPNNLVGLIIGASVVFLFSGLAIAAVGRAAGAVVYEVRRQFREIPGIMEGTGRPEYGRVVDICTRDSLRELATPGVLAIFAPIAVGFGLGVSALGSYLAGAIGAGALMAVMLANSGGSWDNAKKLVEDGHYGGKGSDAHEATIIGDTVGDPFKDTAGPSLNPLLKVMNLVALLIAPAVVTLSYGADSNDVLRYLIAGVSVAIIVAAVVVSKMRRSAITDDPGSADGGDGGGHGTDPDALQEPGVDYEPTSDEDREPRRGPVPGAPEYDESGWQDPRPI; this is translated from the coding sequence ATGTCCTACGTTCCCCTGGCAGCATCCGAAGACCTGTCCCTCACGGGTACGAACCTGGGGTTGGTCGTCGGAGTCGCCGTCATCGGCGTCATCTCATTGGTGATGGCCGCGGTGTTCCGCAAGCAAGTCCTCGAGGCCGCCGAAGGCACCGAGCGGATGCAGGAGATCGGTCGGGCGGTCCAGGAGGGCGCCTCGGCCTACCTGACACGGCAGTTCAAGACGCTCGGCGTCTTCGTCGTGCTGGCCTTCCTGCTCCTGTTCATCCTTCCTGGCGATGCGAATATCCGCGTCGGACGCTCGATCTTCTTCCTCGTCGGCGCGTTGTTCTCCGCGACGATCGGCTATCTCGGCATGTGGCTCGCCGTGCGCGCCAACGTGCGGGTCGCCGCCGCCGCGCAAAACGAGGGGCGTGACCCGGCGATGCGGATCGCCTTCCGGACCGGAGGCGTCGTCGGCATGTCGACCGTCGGCCTCGGGCTTCTCGGTGCCGCGGTCGTCGTCCTCATCTACAAGGGTGAGGCGCCGTCGGTGCTCGAGGGCTTCGGCTTCGGCGCCGCGCTGCTCGCGATGTTCATGCGAGTCGGCGGAGGCATCTTCACCAAGGCCGCAGACGTGGGCGCCGACCTCGTCGGCAAGGTGGAGCAGGGCATCCCCGAGGACGACCCGCGCAACGCCGCCACGATCGCCGACAACGTGGGCGACAACGTCGGCGACTGCGCCGGCATGGCCGCCGACCTCTTCGAGTCGTACGCGGTCACGCTCGTGGCCGCACTCATCCTCGGCTCGGTGACCTTCGGCGAGCACGGTCTCGTCTTCCCGCTGATCGTCCCGGCGATCGGCGCGCTCACCGCGATCCTCGGCGTCTTCCTGACACGCCCACGGGCGGGCGAAGGCGGCCTCACCACGATCAACCGCGCGTTCTACCTCTCCGCGATCGTCTCAGCGGTGGGATGCACGATCGCCGCGTTCATCTATCTGCCCTCCAGCTCGGAGGACCTCGTTGACGCCGGTGGCGTCACCGCGATCGAAGGCTTGTTCGGGCAGCTCGGCCTCGGTTCGCAGGCAGGCGAGTTCAACCCGCAGGTCGTCGCCATCGTCGCCGTGCTCATCGGCATCGTCCTGGCGTCCGTGATCCTCGCGCTGACCGGCTACTTCACCGGCACTGAGCACTCTCCGGTCAAGGACGTCGCCAAGACTGCGCTCACCGGTCCGGCCACCGTCATCCTCTCCGGGTTCTCGCTCGGCCTCGAGTCGGCGGTCTACACGGCCCTGGTGATCGGCGCAGCGGTGTACGGGGCGTTCCTCCTCGGCGGTGGTGCGCTCCTGGTCTCGCTGTTCGCGGTGGCGTTGGCGGGCTGCGGCCTGCTCACCACCGTCGGCGTGATCGTCGCGATGGACACGTTCGGTCCCGTGAGCGACAACGCGCAGGGGATCGCCGAGATGTCGGGCGACGTCGACGAGAACGGCGCCCAGATCCTCACCGAGCTCGATGCGGTCGGCAACACCACCAAGGCGATCACCAAGGGCATCGCGATCGCGACGGCCGTGCTCGCGGCGACCGCGCTGTTCGGAGCGTTCACCGACACGATCACCCGGGAGGCGGCGAGCATCACCGACGCGAGCGGGATCGCGGTCGGCGACCTGCTCGGCCTGCTGGGCGTGCTCAACATCGCCGAGCCCAACAACCTCGTCGGTCTGATCATCGGCGCCTCGGTGGTGTTCCTCTTCTCGGGCCTGGCGATCGCCGCCGTCGGGCGCGCCGCCGGCGCCGTCGTGTACGAGGTTCGTCGCCAGTTCCGCGAGATCCCCGGGATCATGGAGGGCACCGGTCGTCCTGAGTACGGTCGTGTGGTCGACATCTGCACCCGTGACTCACTGCGCGAGCTGGCGACGCCGGGAGTGCTCGCGATCTTCGCGCCGATCGCCGTCGGCTTCGGGCTCGGGGTCAGCGCACTCGGCTCGTACCTCGCCGGCGCGATCGGTGCGGGCGCTCTGATGGCGGTCATGCTCGCCAACTCCGGCGGCTCGTGGGACAACGCCAAGAAGCTCGTCGAGGACGGCCACTACGGCGGCAAGGGCTCCGACGCCCACGAGGCGACCATCATCGGCGACACGGTCGGCGACCCGTTCAAGGACACTGCGGGCCCGTCGCTCAACCCGCTCCTCAAGGTGATGAACCTCGTCGCGCTCCTCATCGCACCGGCCGTGGTGACGCTCTCGTACGGGGCTGACTCCAACGACGTGCTGCGCTATCTCATCGCCGGCGTCTCGGTCGCGATCATCGTCGCCGCGGTCGTCGTCTCCAAGATGCGCCGGTCGGCGATCACCGACGATCCGGGGAGCGCCGACGGCGGCGACGGCGGCGGCCACGGCACCGATCCGGACGCGCTGCAGGAGCCCGGGGTCGACTACGAGCCGACCAGCGACGAGGACCGCGAGCCTCGCCGAGGCCCGGTGCCGGGTGCCCCGGAGTACGACGAGTCCGGTTGGCAGGACCCCCGTCCGATCTGA